Proteins encoded by one window of Massilia sp. NR 4-1:
- a CDS encoding PLP-dependent aminotransferase family protein, with protein sequence MELHIVMEGSRDLAGQLYRQLSEAIRSGRLADGAQLPPTRLLAGQLGLSRKTVSQAYARLSLDQLLVGKVGAGSYVQAPPAALPRPQTIQDLASADMLRHWEELGKPLRKMKIASSRYEFVGGRSTPTHFPAEDWRRCVLHGLRQEALARGRYSPPEGIPALRQAIAHHASFSRGVLCGAGEVVVTNGAQQALDLLGRTLLAPGSVVAVEDPGYPPARLIFSSHGAEVRSVPVDEEGMRVDLIPADARLIYVTPAHQFPLGMPMSMARRAALLARARDIGAIVIEDDYDSSFRYQGRATDSLQSMDRHGIVAFVGTFSKVLGPELRLGYIVLPPAIQSALLLVKRLSDWHTPTLSQHALAKFIADGSLARHIRRCHAVYAARRARLQTLFASELAPWFKLVPATAGYHLAALCVRPLDMELLVRVAHRADVGLYSLAQFYAEAPPLPGLFMGYGAIDLLDIDIAIGRLREVLQQME encoded by the coding sequence ATGGAATTACATATCGTGATGGAAGGAAGCCGCGATCTGGCGGGCCAGCTTTACCGCCAGCTCAGCGAGGCGATCCGCAGCGGCCGTCTGGCCGACGGCGCCCAACTGCCGCCGACCCGCCTGCTGGCCGGGCAGTTGGGCCTGTCGCGCAAGACGGTCTCGCAAGCCTATGCCCGCCTAAGCCTGGACCAGCTGCTGGTCGGCAAAGTCGGCGCGGGCAGCTATGTGCAGGCGCCGCCCGCCGCCCTGCCCCGTCCGCAAACCATCCAGGACCTGGCCAGCGCCGACATGCTGCGCCACTGGGAAGAGCTGGGCAAGCCGCTGCGCAAAATGAAGATCGCCAGCTCGCGCTATGAATTTGTGGGCGGCCGCTCGACGCCCACGCACTTCCCGGCCGAAGACTGGCGGCGCTGCGTGCTGCATGGCCTGCGCCAGGAAGCGCTGGCACGTGGCCGCTACAGTCCGCCCGAAGGCATCCCCGCCTTGCGCCAGGCGATTGCCCATCATGCCTCCTTCAGCCGGGGCGTGCTGTGCGGCGCCGGGGAAGTGGTGGTCACGAATGGCGCCCAGCAAGCGCTCGACCTGCTGGGACGCACCCTGCTGGCGCCAGGCAGCGTGGTGGCGGTGGAGGATCCCGGCTATCCGCCGGCGCGCCTGATTTTCAGCAGCCATGGCGCCGAGGTGCGCAGCGTGCCGGTGGACGAGGAAGGCATGCGCGTCGACCTGATTCCGGCCGATGCCCGTCTGATCTATGTGACCCCGGCCCACCAGTTCCCGCTGGGCATGCCGATGAGCATGGCGCGCCGCGCAGCCTTGCTGGCGCGCGCCCGCGACATCGGCGCCATCGTCATCGAGGACGATTACGACAGCAGCTTCCGCTACCAGGGCCGCGCCACCGACTCGCTGCAAAGCATGGACCGGCACGGCATCGTGGCCTTCGTCGGCACCTTCTCCAAGGTGCTGGGACCGGAACTGCGGCTCGGTTATATCGTGCTGCCGCCCGCCATCCAGTCCGCCCTGCTGCTGGTCAAGCGCTTGAGCGACTGGCACACGCCGACCCTGAGCCAGCATGCGCTGGCCAAGTTCATCGCGGATGGCAGCCTGGCGCGCCATATCCGGCGCTGCCATGCGGTATATGCCGCGCGGCGCGCGCGCCTGCAGACGCTGTTTGCCAGCGAACTGGCACCCTGGTTCAAGCTGGTGCCGGCCACGGCGGGCTACCATCTGGCCGCCCTCTGCGTGCGGCCGTTGGATATGGAGCTGCTGGTGCGTGTCGCGCACCGCGCCGACGTCGGCCTGTATTCGCTGGCGCAGTTCTATGCCGAGGCGCCGCCCCTGCCTGGCCTCTTTATGGGCTATGGCGCCATCGACCTGCTCGATATCGATATCGCCATCGGCCGCCTGCGCGAAGTGCTGCAGCAGATGGAGTGA
- a CDS encoding alpha/beta fold hydrolase codes for MQFLTTERLHIAYREYGPPQGAPVFLLHGWPDDVHTWNALAPALADQGYRVLVPSLRGSGDTRFRDSATPRSGQLSALAQDVFDMALALDISRFRVVGHDWGARAAYNAALLAPEKVERCVGISVGWGSNDPHQTLSLAQARNYWYHWYMATERGAGAVRKERRELAHLLWQTWSPGWQFNEADFRTTAHAFDNPDWASVTVHSYRHRWGWAESDPYYSALETELRHNSIIAVPTLTLHGALDGANGPATSEQREHLFSAPYRRVLLDGVGHFPQREQPALVAQEVIAWLR; via the coding sequence ATGCAATTCCTGACGACCGAGCGTTTGCATATTGCCTACAGAGAATACGGCCCGCCGCAAGGCGCCCCGGTCTTTCTGCTGCACGGCTGGCCCGACGATGTGCATACCTGGAATGCGCTGGCGCCGGCCTTGGCCGACCAGGGCTACCGCGTGCTGGTGCCCAGCCTGCGCGGCAGCGGCGATACCCGCTTCCGCGACAGCGCGACCCCGCGCAGCGGCCAGCTCAGCGCGCTGGCCCAGGATGTATTCGATATGGCGCTGGCCCTGGATATCAGCCGCTTCCGCGTGGTCGGCCACGACTGGGGCGCGCGCGCCGCCTACAACGCCGCCCTGCTGGCGCCGGAAAAGGTCGAACGCTGCGTCGGCATTTCGGTCGGCTGGGGCAGCAACGACCCGCACCAGACGCTGAGCCTGGCCCAGGCGCGCAATTACTGGTATCACTGGTATATGGCGACCGAGCGCGGCGCCGGCGCCGTGCGCAAGGAAAGGCGCGAGCTGGCCCATCTGCTATGGCAAACCTGGTCGCCGGGCTGGCAATTCAATGAGGCCGATTTCCGCACCACGGCCCACGCCTTCGACAATCCCGACTGGGCCAGCGTCACCGTGCATTCCTACCGCCACCGCTGGGGCTGGGCGGAGTCCGATCCCTATTATTCGGCGCTGGAAACGGAGCTGCGGCACAATTCCATCATCGCCGTGCCGACCTTGACCCTGCACGGCGCCCTCGATGGCGCCAACGGCCCCGCCACCTCCGAGCAGCGCGAACACCTGTTTTCCGCCCCCTACCGCCGCGTGCTGCTCGATGGCGTCGGCCATTTCCCGCAGCGCGAGCAGCCGGCGCTGGTGGCGCAGGAAGTCATTGCCTGGCTGCGCTGA
- a CDS encoding MFS transporter produces the protein MKNILLITAACLLALLSTTGTSLPYPILPPLFATDSGNGLTQFLGLPPKLLFGLALMINPLGLLIGSAVLGSLSDRYGRRSVLLLTTVGAAIGHAATAGAMVLESYPLFIVARFITGLLEGNGAVARALLAEKLEGPLRARALSWLNGAFHLGWLFGPLLAGLTLGFGITVPFWIAVAALLLGALLVTLALERETASTATTSWWQEARRNHAFNLLRNPELRTLFIIQLALTCGVTAFYEFYPLWLVENANYDARSIAFFNVGLCGLMTLTAVFAGNPSRHEPLKRAVWYAAGIGVVVAMVAFGNIWLGMAAIMLFGVPNAFYNAVVQAWSAERFSAHGQGAVMGLLATTFCLANILMALAGSVLTLLNTRLILGLGAALALWAAWRIQGWRTQLAAAPAVL, from the coding sequence ATGAAAAACATCCTCCTGATTACGGCGGCCTGCCTGCTGGCATTGCTGTCCACCACGGGTACCTCCCTCCCATATCCCATTCTGCCGCCGCTGTTTGCGACCGACTCCGGCAACGGCCTGACCCAGTTTCTCGGCCTGCCGCCCAAGCTGCTGTTCGGCCTGGCCTTGATGATCAACCCGCTCGGTTTGCTGATCGGTTCGGCTGTGCTTGGCTCCCTGTCCGACCGCTATGGCCGCCGCTCGGTGCTACTGCTGACCACGGTGGGCGCCGCCATCGGCCATGCCGCGACGGCGGGCGCCATGGTGCTGGAATCCTATCCCCTGTTCATCGTGGCGCGCTTTATCACGGGACTGTTGGAAGGCAATGGCGCGGTTGCCCGCGCCCTGCTGGCGGAAAAGCTGGAAGGCCCGCTGCGCGCCCGCGCCCTGTCCTGGCTGAACGGCGCCTTCCACCTGGGTTGGCTGTTCGGCCCGCTGCTGGCCGGCCTGACCCTGGGCTTCGGCATCACCGTGCCGTTCTGGATCGCCGTCGCCGCGCTGCTGCTGGGCGCGCTGCTGGTGACGCTTGCGCTGGAACGCGAAACAGCCAGTACGGCCACCACCTCCTGGTGGCAGGAAGCGCGCCGCAACCACGCCTTCAACCTGCTGCGCAATCCTGAGCTGCGTACCCTGTTCATCATCCAGCTGGCGCTGACCTGCGGCGTCACCGCCTTCTACGAGTTCTACCCGCTGTGGCTGGTGGAAAACGCCAACTACGATGCGCGCAGCATCGCTTTCTTCAATGTCGGCCTGTGCGGTCTGATGACGCTGACTGCCGTTTTTGCGGGCAATCCCAGCCGCCATGAACCGCTGAAGCGCGCTGTCTGGTATGCCGCTGGCATTGGCGTGGTCGTGGCGATGGTCGCTTTTGGCAATATTTGGCTCGGAATGGCCGCAATTATGCTGTTCGGCGTGCCCAACGCGTTTTACAATGCGGTAGTGCAGGCCTGGTCGGCCGAACGCTTCAGCGCCCATGGACAGGGCGCCGTGATGGGGCTGCTGGCGACCACGTTCTGTCTGGCGAACATCCTGATGGCGCTGGCTGGTTCCGTGCTCACCTTGCTCAATACGCGCCTGATCCTCGGTTTGGGCGCCGCGCTGGCGCTGTGGGCGGCCTGGCGCATCCAGGGCTGGCGTACGCAACTGGCTGCGGCGCCGGCCGTGCTGTAA
- a CDS encoding multidrug effflux MFS transporter: MNILLTLLLAGLTMVGPLAIDTYLPSFPAIAQTFDASPIAIQQTLSLFLFTFAFMMLFYGTLSDSFGRRPVILVSLVLYIVASVGGAIAGSLGFLLACRVLQGLASGAGSVIGRAIVQDRFTGAEAQKMLSNIMMFFGLAPAIAPILGGWLQVSFGWRSIFWFLAAFGVVMFIAVYRWLPESLAVKDRHPLHLGTIAGNYWKVLRNRKFLMLAVALGLAFGGFALYIGSAAYFIMTILHLPETAFAWLFIPLISGMVIGSGMAGKLAHRFSQPALVWISYAGMVASALVNVAYNYFFTAEVPWAVLPLFFYSLALAISMPPMSLMAMNMFPQNSGLAASMQSFIQMTLFAAVSGLLAPLLFDSALKLAVGVAVLLLVSLLAWVLALPEKKAA, translated from the coding sequence ATGAATATATTGCTGACGCTCCTGTTGGCGGGCTTGACCATGGTCGGTCCACTCGCCATCGATACCTATTTGCCTTCTTTCCCCGCCATCGCGCAAACTTTCGACGCCAGTCCGATTGCGATCCAGCAGACGCTCAGCCTCTTCCTGTTCACCTTCGCTTTCATGATGCTGTTCTACGGCACCCTGTCCGACAGTTTCGGGCGGCGGCCGGTGATCCTGGTCTCGCTGGTGCTGTATATCGTGGCCTCGGTCGGCGGCGCGATTGCCGGCTCGCTCGGCTTCCTGCTGGCTTGCCGCGTGCTGCAAGGCCTGGCCTCGGGCGCCGGTTCGGTGATCGGCCGCGCCATCGTGCAGGACCGCTTCACCGGCGCCGAAGCGCAGAAGATGCTGTCGAATATCATGATGTTCTTCGGCCTCGCGCCTGCGATTGCGCCGATCCTGGGCGGCTGGCTGCAAGTCAGCTTCGGCTGGCGTTCGATCTTCTGGTTCCTGGCCGCCTTTGGCGTGGTGATGTTCATCGCCGTCTACCGCTGGCTGCCCGAGAGCCTGGCCGTGAAGGACCGCCACCCCCTGCACCTTGGCACCATCGCCGGCAATTACTGGAAGGTGCTGCGCAACCGCAAATTCCTGATGCTGGCCGTGGCCCTGGGCCTGGCCTTCGGCGGCTTCGCCCTGTATATCGGCTCGGCGGCCTACTTCATCATGACCATCCTGCATCTGCCGGAGACGGCCTTCGCCTGGCTCTTCATTCCGCTGATCAGCGGCATGGTGATCGGTTCCGGCATGGCCGGCAAGCTGGCGCACCGCTTCTCGCAACCGGCCTTGGTGTGGATCAGCTATGCGGGCATGGTGGCGTCGGCGCTGGTGAACGTGGCCTATAACTACTTCTTCACCGCCGAAGTGCCGTGGGCCGTGCTGCCGCTGTTCTTCTACTCGCTGGCGCTGGCCATTTCCATGCCGCCGATGTCGCTGATGGCGATGAATATGTTCCCGCAAAACAGCGGCCTGGCGGCCTCGATGCAGTCCTTCATCCAGATGACCTTGTTCGCCGCCGTCTCCGGCCTGCTGGCGCCGCTGCTCTTCGACAGCGCGCTGAAATTGGCGGTGGGCGTGGCCGTCCTGCTGCTTGTAAGCCTGCTGGCCTGGGTGCTGGCGCTGCCGGAGAAAAAAGCCGCTTAA
- the trxC gene encoding thioredoxin TrxC, protein MTTSSSAPAEALHIVCPHCDAVNRVPAARLREEPVCGKCQKPLFAGQPVDLSSARFLKHIERSDLPVLVDFWAPWCGPCRQMAPFYAQAAQRLEPALRVVKVNTEEAQDLAARYAIRSIPTLALFRGGREVARQPGAMDLNNILAWVQQHAR, encoded by the coding sequence ATGACTACTTCAAGCTCCGCGCCAGCCGAGGCGCTGCACATCGTTTGCCCCCATTGCGACGCGGTCAACCGGGTTCCCGCCGCCCGCCTGCGCGAGGAGCCGGTCTGCGGCAAATGCCAGAAGCCGCTGTTCGCCGGGCAGCCGGTGGACTTGTCGAGCGCGCGCTTCCTCAAGCATATCGAGCGCAGCGATTTGCCGGTACTGGTCGATTTCTGGGCGCCCTGGTGCGGTCCCTGCCGCCAGATGGCGCCGTTCTACGCGCAGGCGGCGCAGCGCCTGGAACCGGCCTTGCGCGTGGTGAAGGTGAATACCGAGGAGGCCCAGGATCTGGCGGCGCGCTACGCCATCCGCAGCATTCCGACCCTGGCCCTGTTCAGGGGCGGACGCGAAGTGGCGCGCCAGCCGGGCGCGATGGACCTCAACAATATCCTGGCTTGGGTGCAGCAGCACGCGCGCTGA
- a CDS encoding carboxymuconolactone decarboxylase family protein: MEPRLDYHKANPEAYKALLNFEIAVNKLGLEESLLELIRLRASQINGCAYCVDLHAADARKAGETERRLYSLLVWREAPFYTPRERAALAWTEALTDLSHTHAPDADYKALLAEFSPAESVAVTMAINAINSWNRIGVGYRKVAAAD, encoded by the coding sequence ATGGAACCACGTCTGGACTACCACAAAGCCAATCCCGAAGCCTACAAGGCCTTGCTGAACTTCGAGATCGCCGTCAACAAGCTGGGCCTGGAAGAATCGCTGCTGGAGCTGATCCGTCTGCGCGCCTCCCAGATCAATGGCTGCGCCTACTGCGTCGACCTGCATGCCGCCGATGCGCGCAAGGCCGGCGAGACCGAGCGCCGCCTGTATTCCCTGTTGGTGTGGCGCGAAGCCCCGTTCTACACGCCGCGCGAACGCGCCGCCCTGGCCTGGACCGAGGCGTTGACTGACCTCAGCCACACCCACGCGCCGGATGCCGACTACAAGGCGTTGCTGGCCGAGTTCAGCCCGGCGGAATCGGTGGCCGTCACCATGGCCATCAACGCCATCAATAGCTGGAACCGCATCGGCGTGGGCTACCGCAAGGTGGCGGCGGCCGACTAA
- a CDS encoding nuclear transport factor 2 family protein, whose translation MASDLKEQIRAVEERLRLAMLVSDQVVLDELISPELLFTNHFGQLCGKEDDLALHRSGVLKISQLHASEQHIQVDALLAIVSVRMAVAGSYDGYAFSEDLRYTRVWRNSADGKWAIVAGHSSRITGSAV comes from the coding sequence ATGGCCTCCGATTTAAAGGAGCAGATAAGGGCTGTCGAGGAACGTTTGCGGCTCGCCATGTTGGTATCAGACCAGGTTGTGCTGGATGAGCTGATTTCTCCCGAGCTGCTTTTCACGAACCATTTTGGACAGTTGTGTGGGAAGGAAGACGATCTCGCTCTGCATCGATCTGGAGTACTGAAAATCAGCCAGTTGCACGCTTCGGAGCAGCACATTCAAGTCGATGCGCTACTGGCTATCGTATCGGTGAGGATGGCGGTCGCAGGCAGCTATGACGGCTACGCGTTTAGCGAGGATTTACGCTATACCCGCGTCTGGCGTAATTCCGCGGACGGCAAATGGGCGATTGTGGCGGGCCACAGCAGCCGGATTACCGGTTCCGCCGTTTGA
- a CDS encoding alpha/beta fold hydrolase yields the protein MAEAKAKLTLVLLPGMDGTATLFEPLIAALGGSFHIRCVAYPCDQALGYLELAEVARQALPAEGKFIVLGESFSGPIAISLAASQSAGLLGVILCSTFARNPHPLFKPLRRLADILPVKLLPNAVLSYFLMGRFANPQWRAALDGALAQVSAAAFRARLKAVLAVDVSAQLRRLQTPLLYLQARHDRVVPAAAARHIASTYPATQILALDGPHFLLQIAPQAAAAAIQAYALKLAEASETPLTRSRQNLEA from the coding sequence ATGGCAGAAGCCAAGGCCAAGCTGACCCTCGTCCTGCTGCCCGGCATGGATGGCACGGCAACCCTGTTCGAACCCTTGATCGCGGCGCTGGGCGGCAGTTTCCATATCCGCTGCGTTGCCTATCCCTGCGACCAGGCGCTCGGTTACCTGGAGCTGGCGGAAGTCGCCCGGCAAGCCTTGCCGGCGGAAGGGAAATTCATTGTGCTCGGCGAATCGTTTTCGGGACCAATCGCCATTTCCCTCGCTGCCTCGCAGTCTGCCGGATTGCTGGGCGTCATACTCTGCAGCACCTTTGCGCGCAATCCCCATCCACTGTTCAAGCCGCTGCGCCGGCTGGCGGACATCCTGCCCGTCAAATTGCTGCCCAACGCTGTTCTGAGCTATTTCCTGATGGGCCGGTTCGCCAATCCCCAATGGCGTGCCGCATTGGATGGCGCGCTGGCCCAGGTCTCGGCGGCGGCTTTCCGCGCCCGGCTGAAGGCGGTTCTGGCGGTTGACGTCAGCGCCCAATTGCGCCGGCTGCAAACGCCTTTGCTTTACCTGCAGGCCAGGCATGATCGCGTGGTGCCGGCCGCTGCTGCACGGCATATCGCGTCCACCTATCCCGCAACGCAGATATTGGCCCTCGACGGCCCCCATTTTCTTTTGCAGATAGCGCCACAGGCTGCCGCTGCGGCAATCCAGGCCTATGCCTTGAAACTGGCCGAGGCATCTGAAACCCCGCTTACGCGCTCTCGTCAAAATTTGGAAGCCTGA
- a CDS encoding metalloregulator ArsR/SmtB family transcription factor, giving the protein MNTADHILFLLKTRGPQTAQQLAETLDLTSMGARRQLETAQEKGLVTFEDVAEKVGRPSRRWLLTAAGHARYPDRHADLTLQLITQVRSLFGEEGLDKLIAAREQASEELYRNHIDSAGGLPERVAALATVREAEGYMAESEAQPDGSVVLVENHCPICAAAKECQKFCRSELDVFQRVLGPDCKVERYEHVLNGARRCAYKIRPV; this is encoded by the coding sequence ATGAATACTGCTGACCACATCCTTTTTCTGCTCAAGACGCGCGGCCCGCAGACCGCGCAGCAGCTGGCCGAAACACTCGATCTGACCTCGATGGGCGCGCGCCGCCAGCTCGAAACGGCACAGGAAAAAGGGCTGGTGACGTTCGAGGACGTTGCCGAGAAAGTGGGCCGTCCCTCACGCCGCTGGCTGCTCACCGCCGCCGGCCACGCGCGCTACCCCGACCGCCACGCCGACCTGACCCTGCAGCTGATTACCCAGGTGCGCAGCCTGTTCGGCGAGGAAGGGCTGGACAAGCTGATCGCGGCGCGCGAGCAAGCCAGCGAAGAGCTTTACCGCAATCATATCGATAGCGCCGGCGGCCTGCCCGAGCGCGTTGCCGCCCTGGCGACGGTGCGCGAGGCCGAAGGCTATATGGCTGAATCGGAAGCGCAGCCGGACGGCAGCGTGGTGCTGGTCGAGAACCACTGCCCGATCTGTGCGGCGGCCAAGGAATGCCAGAAATTCTGCCGCTCCGAGCTGGATGTCTTCCAGCGCGTGCTGGGGCCGGACTGCAAGGTCGAGCGCTACGAACATGTGCTGAACGGCGCGCGCCGCTGCGCTTACAAGATCCGGCCGGTGTAG